A window from candidate division KSB1 bacterium encodes these proteins:
- a CDS encoding LptF/LptG family permease, whose amino-acid sequence MLILPRYILREHLKPFLFGVSIITLVFLLNLVFRELGKFLSRGLGFRVMAEFFFLNLAWIIALSVPMAVLLATLMAFGRLSGDGEIIGMKAGGISILRIIAPVIVASALLALFLIWFNNHVLPDANYRTKLLAYDISRKRPTLSLEPGVVYRDIENYTILVESLKETPDTSFVTNIYIEDNSRNTSSVYIWGKRGKIYLNRQKGMLFIYLYDGEMHELNLETMEQYRRVQFPQQLLSIAVPEMVLTRSKQGYRGDREKSAQMMLTEIHENETIIRERLQKSGTLIREHIARLTGRTQWAVKESPQIALQNERGRLLQQLKSELRSIDSLERENSRLMVEVHKKYSIPVACVVFVLVGAPLGIMARKGSMAIAGSIAFVFFLIYWASLIGGEELADNRYISPFIAMWGANILCGTGGIYLIIYSIHETTFINFDAIGRALTKPFRRKKAENAG is encoded by the coding sequence ATGCTGATCCTGCCCCGTTACATCCTTCGCGAACACCTCAAGCCGTTCCTTTTCGGCGTCAGCATCATTACCCTTGTCTTTCTGCTGAATCTCGTTTTTCGAGAGCTGGGCAAATTTCTCAGCCGCGGCCTCGGTTTCCGCGTCATGGCGGAATTCTTTTTCCTCAATCTCGCCTGGATCATTGCTCTTTCCGTGCCGATGGCGGTCCTGCTTGCGACCCTGATGGCCTTCGGCCGTCTCTCCGGAGACGGCGAAATCATCGGCATGAAGGCAGGCGGCATCAGCATTCTCCGCATCATCGCGCCGGTCATCGTGGCGTCGGCGCTTCTGGCGCTTTTTCTCATCTGGTTCAACAACCATGTGCTGCCCGATGCCAATTACCGCACCAAGCTGCTGGCGTACGACATCAGCCGCAAACGTCCCACCCTGAGCTTGGAACCAGGAGTCGTCTATCGCGACATCGAAAACTATACCATCCTTGTGGAAAGCCTCAAAGAGACGCCCGACACCTCTTTCGTCACCAACATCTATATCGAAGACAACAGCCGCAACACCTCCAGCGTGTACATTTGGGGTAAGCGCGGGAAAATTTACCTCAACCGCCAAAAAGGGATGTTGTTCATCTATCTGTATGACGGCGAGATGCACGAACTCAACCTCGAAACCATGGAGCAATATCGCCGCGTGCAGTTTCCGCAGCAGCTTCTTTCGATTGCCGTGCCGGAGATGGTGCTGACGCGTTCAAAGCAGGGCTATCGCGGCGACCGCGAAAAAAGCGCCCAGATGATGCTTACCGAAATCCATGAAAATGAAACCATCATCCGCGAACGTCTGCAAAAGTCGGGCACCCTCATTCGCGAACACATTGCGCGATTGACGGGCAGGACGCAATGGGCTGTAAAGGAAAGCCCGCAAATTGCGCTTCAGAACGAACGCGGCCGCCTGCTTCAGCAACTGAAGAGCGAACTGCGCTCGATTGACAGCCTGGAACGCGAAAACTCGCGGCTGATGGTCGAGGTGCACAAAAAATACTCCATTCCCGTGGCGTGCGTGGTGTTCGTGCTCGTCGGCGCTCCGTTGGGCATTATGGCGCGCAAGGGCAGTATGGCTATTGCGGGCAGCATTGCCTTTGTCTTTTTCCTCATCTATTGGGCTTCACTCATCGGCGGTGAAGAGCTGGCCGACAACCGCTACATCTCGCCCTTTATCGCCATGTGGGGGGCCAACATCTTGTGCGGCACAGGCGGCATTTACCTGATCATCTATTCGATCCACGAAACGACGTTTATCAATTTCGACGCCATCGGCCGCGCGCTGACGAAACCCTTCCGACGGAAAAAAGCGGAGAACGCCGGATGA
- a CDS encoding M28 family peptidase, whose amino-acid sequence MSRRVIAFFIILTSACSRGAAPRFDGARAFQLLEAQCQFGPRAPGSEGHRKCREFLTAHLQKTTQHVSVQTFSYLQPRSGQRMSGYNVIARFAPHQKSRVLVCAHWDTRPWADEDPVAKNRTFPVPGANDGASGTAVLLHLAELLAKQPPTVGVDIVLFDAEDSGVHNDNSTWALGSAAFAREFGRAFAPRFGILLDMIGDADLAIYQEAYSLYYAPAVVRKVWDKAAELGIVEFLPQQGSAVYDDHIPLLRVGIPCIDIIDFDYPYWHTLQDTPDKCSPASLEKVGRVVTAVIYEEK is encoded by the coding sequence ATGAGCAGGCGGGTCATTGCGTTTTTTATCATTTTAACCTCGGCGTGCAGTCGTGGGGCAGCGCCGCGCTTCGACGGCGCCCGCGCTTTTCAGCTGCTCGAGGCGCAGTGCCAATTCGGCCCGCGCGCCCCGGGAAGCGAGGGCCACCGCAAGTGCCGCGAGTTTTTGACGGCGCATTTGCAAAAAACGACGCAGCATGTGTCCGTTCAGACTTTTTCCTATTTGCAGCCGCGCAGCGGTCAACGTATGTCCGGATACAACGTGATCGCCCGCTTTGCGCCCCACCAGAAAAGCCGCGTCTTGGTGTGCGCACACTGGGACACCCGTCCGTGGGCGGATGAAGATCCGGTTGCAAAGAATCGTACTTTTCCGGTGCCAGGAGCGAACGACGGCGCCTCGGGAACGGCGGTGCTGCTGCATCTGGCCGAGCTGTTGGCGAAGCAGCCGCCGACCGTCGGCGTCGATATTGTTTTGTTCGATGCGGAGGACAGCGGCGTTCACAATGACAATTCGACCTGGGCACTCGGGTCGGCCGCTTTTGCACGCGAATTCGGACGCGCCTTTGCGCCGCGGTTCGGCATTTTACTTGACATGATTGGAGATGCCGATTTGGCGATTTATCAGGAAGCCTATTCGCTCTATTACGCTCCGGCTGTGGTGCGGAAAGTTTGGGACAAGGCGGCAGAGTTGGGCATCGTCGAGTTTCTGCCGCAGCAGGGCAGCGCCGTTTACGACGACCATATTCCGCTGCTGCGCGTCGGTATACCCTGCATCGATATCATCGATTTCGATTATCCTTATTGGCACACGCTGCAGGATACGCCGGATAAATGCAGCCCGGCCAGTCTCGAAAAAGTCGGCCGAGTGGTGACAGCGGTTATTTACGAGGAGAAATAA
- a CDS encoding divalent-cation tolerance protein CutA, whose product MTEAIVVLVTCGSRAEADALSQMLLENRLAACINRIDSIESVFHWKGAIDRGTEVLLLIKTQRERFADLAALVRRHHSYETPEIIALPIIDGDPDYLTWLQKETQKP is encoded by the coding sequence ATGACGGAAGCCATAGTCGTTTTGGTCACCTGCGGCTCCCGCGCCGAAGCGGATGCCCTTTCGCAAATGCTGCTCGAAAATCGTTTAGCCGCCTGTATCAACCGCATCGACTCTATCGAATCCGTTTTTCATTGGAAAGGCGCAATCGATCGTGGGACTGAGGTGCTGCTGCTGATCAAAACACAACGCGAGCGTTTTGCCGACCTGGCCGCATTGGTGCGCCGGCATCACTCTTATGAAACGCCCGAGATTATTGCCCTGCCGATCATCGACGGCGACCCGGATTACCTTACATGGCTGCAAAAGGAGACACAGAAACCATGA
- the sprA gene encoding cell surface protein SprA, which produces MARFPKILTVLAVSAAALFAQTETEKETSVNPGIGLRPPSGARDPRVPLFEGQEFLGLYSGGARSALLQNRLSNLKRTAEIDSSGRTIQFREKLGDVDLRVPRIMTLEEYIQARRQYYLRQKFVETTVGKLSETYSQQGGGGAIRIDIPVEIKSKAFQRIFGGGTVGLDVSGEINIKGGFRNEKRSEVKTALTRGSDNTFKMEQTQRFNVSGHVGEKVTIKVDQDSERMFDFENNIKLEYKGYEDEIIQSIEAGNISLSLPGTRFVTASMNSAGLFGIKTTSQIGNLKLVTVASQEKGEKKKMSLTGGASKDMAKIDITRYKRGVYFFLDDYYRRQYLVRNENGDPLADPRRFISRIEIYKSAARYEQEEAAIRGFAFVPNPEEADKQFVTLPDTNLIDGKRLERGYFLRLEKDEYFIHDQMGYIRLNTPLQDGEVLAVAYEDSSGRVRGDINYDINSKKPIFLRLIKTKDPRPSDPTWPLEWKNVYSLGGRNIAKEGFEFRIYYQPPSGDPEETVTDAKGNKITWLQAFGLDRKNESGEPKPDNIIDNHPLLINFALGEIYFPHLRPFDPEDPYLRSLLQSDDPNKNKLAPAIYDTTVQQVKDKQAKFYMEVKSQNKSAEYSLGMNVIEGSEEVTLNGRPLTRGVDYTIDYMFGRLVILNEMALAANANLEISYESQQMFQIDKRTVMGIRAEYGLWDQSFIGGTFMYLNESTMDQKIRVGKGPMRNMIWDINTSLEFKPFFLTKLANLLPFVDTRQQSTVKFEGEIAQIIPNPNTRNNEKTGDNSGVAYIDDFEASKRITPLPIIRRGWAYASPPLSRYPQPVINDLSDRGRLVYYNPYSQYPIKYIWPNKDINANVAQTTNIMILEFTPSPEAARPEDSWQGIMRSLSSGYSNQTEAKYIEIWVQNDPNTTGVMHIELGKISEDIIPNRKFDTEDRLKNGLRNGLLDDDEDIGLDGMSNNDPRAIAAGGDFWDLNGNNIKDPGEPYSDDDWAYDPMRPVNGVIDYSRINGTEGNERDAGGRIPDTEDLNGNGDLDLRNDYFHYAIHLNHNHPDYQKYVIGASISLETGEDYGWRLYQIPLNEFVEKFGSPDLSLVEYVRIWFDGFGPVPPNRRAHIISIAEINLVGSDWKEQGIASPEQPNNYTKDDQTFVLSVVNTHENPTYTPPPGVEGEVDRITRVMAKEQSLVLRLTGLLPQYNALAQKTFYDPQDYIYYNTLKMFVYGHDPAGQHITKDSSHVEFFLRFGADENNYYEVRERVYEGWTRNNIEVDLIRLSQMKVTQQPEKDPLTNADVYRQVQPDGRVWVIRGKPALRNIKMLEAGVVNLHPNLPFTGEIWMNELRLSNVKKDKGIAMRARLDVGWADLVRFNSEINRKDADFHNVSERFGTGDNQFSGDFGASISLEKFLPSKLGLSLPLSLNYSTSEATPKYLPGEDIQVTKGLPDSTLERIRTYSEKKGMSISLGFTSRSQNFFVKNILAPFKASYSRNDGYGSNSRQKYQIDRSESGSLSWGIVFGQNNFVRPFGWLGDAKILTKLTDMKLYYLPQSINAKIAGSRSMNVSETRTGVVSENSSFRINSGVSGNMKIFESLGIDVSRNYTNDMRDVPDSLVWRYLRSGRFGLLTDIDQNASLRYDPKIFSWFTTNFNYSTNFRYSFNRQQALAAQSATQGTSLTANGTLNLSTLLKTVYKPKPGARRPTAAPTRPQPTPAQPGGDKGKSGDANQKKKEKGTFQIMGIVSGFINAVDPISLKYSDRYNYTQYGLAGIPTMEYQLGLTKDPGVPRETIKEGAGANTMRDSRSSNQTYGVNTGLKIGRNVTLSLSYDKNASLNESTTITGQRSESFFIVGNQGMPFPTWNLRVSGMEKLPFVNKWFQRVSLEHGMSGRSNNTFNVEKGVERPTKKDNDTQFRPLIGLTMQMKKGVSINIKYNTSVKESFALTSGEARTRTRSQDLSITANYTQKGNFKLPIPFLGGKRLQNSIDFALSFTMGNNVTEKNKGLGYEVSAETSKWLLKPTANYTFSERVRGGAYFEFGQTHNKMIGDTTFKEFGIDVTISISGR; this is translated from the coding sequence ATGGCTCGATTTCCCAAAATTCTAACGGTTCTTGCCGTCAGCGCTGCGGCTCTTTTTGCCCAAACGGAGACGGAAAAGGAGACGAGCGTCAATCCCGGCATCGGCCTGCGTCCGCCGAGCGGCGCACGGGATCCGCGCGTTCCTCTGTTCGAAGGGCAAGAGTTCCTCGGCCTCTACAGCGGCGGAGCGCGTTCGGCCTTGCTGCAGAACCGTTTGTCTAATTTAAAACGCACCGCCGAGATCGATTCGAGCGGCAGGACGATCCAGTTTCGCGAAAAGCTGGGCGACGTCGATCTGCGTGTGCCCCGCATCATGACGCTCGAGGAGTATATTCAGGCTCGGCGGCAATATTACCTGCGGCAAAAATTCGTCGAAACGACCGTCGGCAAGCTGTCTGAAACCTATTCGCAGCAGGGCGGGGGCGGCGCCATCCGCATCGATATTCCGGTCGAAATCAAGAGCAAAGCTTTCCAGCGCATCTTTGGCGGCGGAACTGTGGGCCTCGATGTTTCCGGCGAAATCAACATCAAGGGCGGCTTCCGCAACGAAAAACGCAGCGAAGTCAAAACCGCCTTGACGCGGGGCTCCGACAACACGTTCAAGATGGAGCAGACGCAGCGGTTCAATGTCTCTGGACATGTCGGAGAAAAGGTGACCATCAAGGTCGACCAGGACTCGGAGCGGATGTTCGATTTCGAGAACAACATCAAGCTCGAATACAAGGGGTACGAAGACGAGATCATCCAGTCGATCGAGGCGGGAAACATTTCGCTGTCGCTTCCCGGCACCCGGTTCGTCACCGCCAGCATGAACAGTGCCGGTCTGTTCGGCATCAAAACGACCTCCCAGATCGGCAACCTAAAGCTGGTGACGGTCGCCAGTCAGGAAAAGGGCGAAAAGAAAAAGATGTCGTTGACGGGCGGCGCTTCCAAGGACATGGCAAAAATCGACATCACGCGCTACAAGCGCGGCGTCTATTTCTTTCTCGACGATTATTACCGCCGCCAGTATCTCGTCCGCAATGAAAACGGCGATCCGCTTGCCGATCCCCGTCGTTTCATTTCGCGCATCGAAATCTATAAATCCGCCGCCCGCTATGAGCAGGAAGAGGCTGCCATCCGCGGTTTTGCGTTTGTCCCGAATCCGGAAGAAGCGGACAAGCAGTTCGTGACTCTGCCCGATACCAATCTCATCGACGGCAAGCGGCTCGAGCGCGGCTATTTCCTCCGCCTCGAAAAGGACGAATATTTCATTCACGATCAGATGGGCTATATCCGGTTGAACACGCCGCTGCAGGACGGCGAAGTTTTGGCGGTTGCCTATGAGGACAGCTCCGGACGCGTGCGGGGTGATATCAACTATGACATTAACAGCAAAAAGCCGATTTTTCTGCGTTTGATCAAAACCAAGGATCCGCGGCCGAGTGACCCGACCTGGCCGCTGGAATGGAAAAACGTCTATAGCCTGGGCGGCCGCAACATTGCCAAAGAGGGATTCGAGTTTCGTATCTACTATCAGCCGCCGTCGGGAGATCCCGAAGAAACGGTCACTGACGCCAAGGGCAACAAAATTACCTGGCTGCAGGCTTTTGGCCTCGACCGCAAGAACGAGAGCGGCGAACCAAAGCCGGACAACATTATCGACAATCATCCGCTGCTGATCAACTTTGCTTTGGGCGAAATTTATTTTCCGCATCTGCGGCCGTTCGATCCCGAAGACCCGTATTTGCGCTCCCTCCTGCAGTCCGATGACCCCAACAAGAACAAGCTGGCGCCGGCCATCTATGATACGACGGTGCAGCAGGTCAAGGACAAGCAGGCCAAGTTCTACATGGAAGTCAAGTCCCAGAACAAGAGCGCCGAATACAGCCTCGGGATGAACGTCATCGAGGGCTCTGAGGAGGTGACGCTCAACGGTCGGCCGTTGACGCGCGGCGTGGACTATACCATCGACTATATGTTCGGTCGGTTGGTGATTTTGAACGAAATGGCTCTGGCGGCCAACGCCAACCTCGAGATCAGCTACGAGAGCCAGCAGATGTTCCAAATCGATAAACGCACGGTTATGGGTATTCGCGCCGAGTACGGTTTGTGGGATCAGAGCTTTATCGGCGGCACGTTTATGTACTTGAACGAGTCCACGATGGACCAAAAGATTCGCGTCGGTAAGGGACCGATGCGCAATATGATTTGGGACATCAACACTTCGCTCGAGTTCAAACCCTTTTTCCTCACCAAGTTGGCCAACCTGCTGCCGTTTGTCGATACTCGTCAGCAGTCGACGGTCAAATTCGAGGGAGAGATTGCGCAGATTATTCCCAATCCCAACACACGCAACAACGAAAAGACCGGCGACAACAGCGGCGTGGCTTATATTGACGACTTTGAAGCCTCGAAACGAATTACGCCCCTGCCGATCATTAGGCGCGGCTGGGCGTATGCTTCGCCGCCGCTATCCAGATATCCTCAGCCTGTGATCAACGATCTTTCCGACCGCGGCCGATTGGTTTATTACAACCCCTATTCTCAATACCCGATCAAGTACATTTGGCCGAACAAGGATATCAACGCCAATGTGGCGCAAACGACCAACATTATGATCCTGGAGTTCACGCCGTCGCCCGAGGCGGCAAGGCCCGAGGACTCGTGGCAGGGAATCATGCGCTCCCTTTCGTCCGGCTACAGCAACCAGACCGAGGCCAAATATATCGAAATCTGGGTGCAGAACGATCCCAATACCACCGGCGTCATGCACATCGAATTGGGCAAGATTTCCGAGGACATCATTCCCAACCGCAAATTCGACACCGAAGACCGCCTAAAGAACGGGCTGCGTAACGGTTTGCTGGACGACGACGAGGACATCGGTCTGGACGGCATGTCGAACAATGATCCGCGGGCCATTGCCGCCGGCGGTGATTTTTGGGATCTGAACGGCAACAACATCAAAGATCCTGGCGAGCCCTACAGCGACGACGATTGGGCCTATGATCCCATGCGGCCGGTCAACGGTGTAATCGACTATTCACGCATCAACGGAACCGAAGGAAACGAGCGTGACGCCGGCGGCAGAATTCCCGACACCGAAGACTTGAACGGCAACGGCGACCTCGATCTGCGCAACGATTACTTTCACTACGCCATTCATTTGAATCATAACCATCCCGACTACCAAAAGTACGTCATCGGCGCGAGCATCAGTCTGGAGACCGGCGAGGATTACGGCTGGCGGCTGTACCAGATTCCTCTCAACGAATTCGTAGAAAAATTCGGCAGCCCGGATCTTTCGTTGGTAGAATATGTGCGCATATGGTTCGACGGTTTCGGGCCCGTGCCGCCGAACCGACGCGCGCACATCATCTCTATTGCAGAAATCAATCTGGTAGGCAGCGACTGGAAGGAGCAGGGGATTGCCTCTCCCGAGCAGCCGAATAATTATACGAAAGACGATCAAACCTTCGTTCTCTCAGTGGTCAATACGCATGAAAATCCCACTTACACGCCGCCTCCGGGTGTAGAAGGCGAAGTAGACCGCATTACACGCGTAATGGCCAAAGAGCAGTCTCTGGTCCTGCGCCTCACGGGTCTGTTGCCGCAGTACAATGCCCTGGCGCAAAAGACCTTTTATGATCCCCAGGACTATATTTATTACAACACGCTCAAGATGTTCGTGTACGGCCATGACCCGGCCGGGCAGCATATCACCAAAGATTCCAGTCACGTTGAATTCTTTTTACGCTTCGGCGCCGACGAAAACAACTATTATGAAGTGCGCGAACGGGTTTATGAGGGTTGGACGCGCAACAATATCGAAGTGGATCTCATCCGGCTGTCGCAGATGAAAGTAACCCAGCAGCCGGAAAAGGACCCCTTGACCAACGCCGACGTCTATCGTCAGGTACAACCCGACGGCCGAGTTTGGGTCATTCGCGGCAAACCGGCGCTGCGCAATATCAAAATGTTGGAGGCGGGCGTCGTCAACCTGCACCCGAATCTGCCTTTTACCGGCGAGATTTGGATGAACGAGCTGCGCCTGTCGAACGTCAAGAAGGACAAAGGCATTGCCATGCGCGCGCGGCTGGACGTCGGTTGGGCGGATCTGGTTCGCTTCAACAGCGAAATCAACCGCAAGGATGCCGACTTTCACAACGTCTCCGAGCGGTTCGGCACCGGCGACAATCAATTCAGCGGCGATTTCGGCGCCAGCATCTCGTTGGAAAAGTTCCTGCCGTCCAAGCTGGGATTGTCGCTGCCCCTTTCCCTCAACTATTCGACCAGCGAAGCGACGCCGAAATATCTGCCGGGAGAGGATATTCAGGTGACCAAGGGACTGCCCGATTCGACCTTGGAGCGCATCCGCACCTACAGCGAAAAGAAAGGGATGAGCATCTCGCTGGGGTTTACCAGTCGTTCGCAAAATTTCTTTGTTAAAAATATTCTGGCGCCGTTCAAGGCCAGCTACAGCCGCAACGACGGCTACGGCAGCAATTCTCGACAGAAATATCAGATCGACCGCTCGGAATCGGGAAGTCTTTCCTGGGGAATCGTTTTCGGGCAGAACAACTTTGTCCGGCCCTTTGGTTGGCTGGGGGATGCGAAAATTCTCACCAAGTTGACCGATATGAAGCTTTACTACCTGCCGCAGTCGATCAATGCCAAAATCGCCGGTTCGCGCTCGATGAACGTCTCCGAAACCCGTACCGGCGTCGTTTCGGAAAACAGTTCCTTCCGCATCAACAGCGGCGTTTCCGGAAACATGAAGATCTTTGAGAGCCTCGGCATCGACGTCAGCCGCAACTACACCAACGACATGCGCGACGTGCCGGACAGTCTGGTCTGGCGGTATCTTCGCAGCGGCCGCTTCGGCCTGTTGACGGATATCGATCAAAACGCCAGCCTGCGCTATGATCCCAAGATATTCTCCTGGTTTACCACCAATTTCAATTACTCGACCAATTTCCGTTACAGTTTTAACCGGCAGCAGGCTTTGGCGGCACAGAGCGCCACTCAGGGAACCAGTCTGACAGCCAACGGAACGTTGAACTTGAGCACGCTGCTCAAAACGGTTTATAAACCAAAGCCTGGCGCCCGCAGACCGACCGCAGCGCCCACGCGCCCGCAGCCGACGCCTGCCCAGCCGGGCGGAGACAAGGGAAAAAGCGGCGATGCGAATCAAAAAAAGAAGGAAAAAGGCACCTTTCAGATTATGGGCATCGTCAGCGGTTTCATTAACGCCGTCGATCCCATCAGCCTCAAGTACAGCGATCGCTATAATTATACCCAATACGGCCTTGCCGGCATCCCGACGATGGAATATCAGCTCGGTTTGACCAAAGACCCCGGCGTGCCCCGCGAGACGATCAAAGAAGGGGCCGGCGCCAACACCATGCGCGACTCGCGCAGCAGTAATCAAACTTACGGCGTCAACACCGGACTCAAGATCGGCCGCAACGTCACCCTTAGCCTCAGCTATGACAAAAACGCCTCGCTCAACGAAAGCACGACCATCACGGGGCAGCGGTCGGAGAGCTTTTTCATTGTCGGTAATCAGGGGATGCCGTTTCCCACTTGGAACCTGCGCGTCAGCGGCATGGAAAAACTGCCCTTTGTCAACAAATGGTTCCAAAGGGTCAGTCTGGAGCACGGCATGTCCGGCCGTTCGAACAATACCTTTAACGTCGAAAAGGGTGTGGAAAGACCGACGAAAAAAGACAACGATACGCAGTTCCGCCCGCTCATCGGCCTGACGATGCAGATGAAAAAAGGCGTTTCGATCAACATCAAGTACAATACTTCGGTAAAAGAGTCATTCGCTCTTACCTCCGGCGAAGCGCGCACACGGACGCGGTCTCAGGACCTCTCCATTACTGCCAACTATACGCAGAAAGGCAATTTCAAGTTGCCCATCCCCTTTTTGGGCGGAAAACGGCTGCAGAACTCGATCGATTTTGCGCTTTCCTTCACCATGGGAAACAATGTGACTGAAAAAAACAAAGGTCTGGGTTACGAAGTCAGCGCCGAAACCAGCAAATGGCTGCTCAAGCCGACTGCAAACTATACGTTCAGCGAACGCGTACGCGGCGGCGCTTATTTCGAATTCGGACAAACGCACAACAAAATGATCGGCGACACCACTTTCAAAGAGTTCGGTATCGACGTCACGATCTCGATTTCCGGGAGATAA
- the prmA gene encoding 50S ribosomal protein L11 methyltransferase, which produces MKKNRGYLEVKVAVPSDAFELVGLALFDLGATGLLEENDCLVAFFDADADARKLQRGVEKAAEEACRSLGVNQKPLIEVHRCQDRDWSSEWKRDWRPMRIGERLMVKPSWLDAPNDAPPIVIEIDPEMAFGSGDHATTRMTLQLIEQTVRPNDRLLDVGTGTGILSIAALKLGAAFAAALDIDPVAAMTAQKNAAVNGVADRMVVLAGGIEALRTQEFDLIAANIQRSVIVRLLPSFWRLLRMGGKCLISGILCEEEDQVRAACLGCGLKVLRVLRENEWLAFETLKA; this is translated from the coding sequence ATGAAAAAGAACCGCGGTTACTTGGAGGTAAAGGTCGCCGTACCATCCGATGCATTTGAGCTTGTCGGGTTGGCCTTGTTCGATTTGGGGGCAACGGGTCTCCTGGAAGAAAACGACTGCTTGGTTGCTTTTTTTGACGCCGACGCCGATGCACGAAAGCTTCAGCGCGGTGTCGAAAAAGCGGCCGAAGAAGCCTGCCGAAGTTTGGGTGTAAATCAGAAACCGCTAATTGAGGTGCATCGATGTCAGGATCGTGATTGGAGCAGCGAGTGGAAAAGGGACTGGCGGCCGATGCGCATCGGCGAACGTCTGATGGTCAAACCGAGCTGGCTCGATGCGCCCAATGACGCTCCCCCGATTGTCATCGAAATCGATCCGGAGATGGCTTTCGGTTCGGGCGATCACGCCACGACGCGAATGACGCTGCAGCTGATCGAACAAACCGTGCGTCCCAATGATCGCCTGCTCGACGTCGGCACCGGCACCGGTATTCTTTCCATTGCCGCGCTCAAGTTGGGCGCAGCTTTCGCGGCAGCTCTGGACATCGATCCGGTTGCCGCGATGACGGCGCAGAAAAATGCTGCTGTCAACGGTGTGGCCGATCGAATGGTCGTTCTGGCCGGCGGCATCGAGGCGCTCAGAACCCAGGAATTCGATCTGATCGCCGCCAACATTCAGCGCTCAGTTATCGTTCGACTTTTGCCTTCCTTTTGGCGGCTTTTAAGGATGGGCGGGAAATGTCTTATTTCGGGCATTCTTTGCGAGGAGGAAGATCAGGTTCGTGCAGCCTGTCTCGGTTGCGGATTGAAGGTTTTGCGGGTTCTAAGGGAAAATGAATGGCTTGCCTTTGAGACCCTGAAAGCCTAA
- the lptG gene encoding LPS export ABC transporter permease LptG: protein MRILDRYVTGKFLQVLIFSLLAFIIIFVVVDLIENLDRYIDNKFPTNAVIEYYINFLPFIIVLILPVAMLLSSLYSIGGLARHNEIVAMKAAGLSLYRIFLPVLVTAFFISLLSMWIADRLVPRATQRQSEINEHYVRNRPPRKRLDNVYLRDEQDRRISMRSFNTETFTGSVVSIRRMQDSRLISRIDARRMVWQDSLWMLYDGYERVFTEEGEKAEPFTARPLETTSIRPENISRLLRKPEEMSYRELKDFIAEVKRNGADPAKWLVDLHLKIALPFANFIIVLFGLPLSAAQTRRSGAAKGFGVSLAVTFVYFGILKTTQAMGHTGKLDPLVAAWFANVVFGILGLIVLWKAKK from the coding sequence ATGAGGATCCTGGATCGCTATGTCACCGGTAAATTCCTTCAGGTGCTCATCTTTTCCCTGCTGGCCTTTATTATTATTTTCGTCGTTGTGGATCTGATCGAAAACCTCGACCGCTACATCGACAACAAGTTTCCGACAAACGCAGTCATCGAGTATTATATCAACTTTTTGCCCTTCATCATCGTCCTCATCCTGCCGGTGGCCATGCTGCTCTCCTCTCTCTACAGTATAGGCGGTTTAGCGCGCCACAACGAGATCGTGGCCATGAAAGCAGCCGGGCTTTCTCTCTACCGCATTTTTTTGCCGGTTCTCGTTACGGCTTTTTTCATCAGCCTCCTTTCCATGTGGATCGCAGACCGCCTCGTGCCGCGCGCCACGCAGCGCCAAAGCGAAATCAACGAACACTATGTGCGCAACCGACCGCCGCGCAAACGCCTGGACAATGTCTATCTGCGCGACGAACAGGATCGGCGCATCTCCATGCGCTCATTTAATACCGAAACCTTTACCGGCTCCGTGGTGAGCATTCGCCGCATGCAGGATTCACGACTGATCAGCCGCATCGATGCCCGGCGCATGGTGTGGCAGGACAGCCTGTGGATGCTGTACGACGGCTATGAACGAGTTTTTACCGAGGAGGGTGAAAAAGCGGAGCCGTTTACGGCTCGACCGCTCGAGACCACAAGCATCCGGCCGGAAAACATCTCCCGGCTTTTGCGCAAGCCGGAAGAGATGTCCTACCGCGAGCTCAAGGATTTTATTGCCGAAGTCAAACGTAACGGCGCCGATCCGGCCAAGTGGCTGGTCGACCTTCACCTTAAAATTGCGTTGCCGTTTGCCAACTTTATCATCGTCTTGTTCGGCCTGCCGCTTTCGGCGGCCCAGACGCGGCGCAGCGGCGCAGCCAAAGGTTTCGGCGTCAGCCTGGCCGTGACGTTTGTCTATTTCGGAATTCTCAAAACGACGCAGGCCATGGGTCATACCGGCAAACTCGATCCGCTCGTTGCCGCCTGGTTTGCCAACGTGGTTTTCGGCATCCTCGGCCTCATCGTTCTGTGGAAAGCTAAAAAGTAA